In the Methanothermobacter marburgensis str. Marburg genome, GATAATTGCAGAGGATATAAAAAGTCAGGACAGGATTCACGTACCTGCAAATGCGGTTTTTCACCCTTACAATCCCCCTGAGGGATGTGTGAGTCTCTTCAGGTCCAACACCAATGGCCTTGCATCAGGTAACGTCCTGGAGGAGGCCATATTCCACGGCCTCATGGAGGTGATAGAGAGGGACGCCTGGAGCCTCTTTGAGGCAAGGAGGGGTCCCCGAATAGAAATTGATTGTTCGGGGACAGATAACAGGATAATAACGTGTCTACTTGAAAGGTTCCAGAGGGCAGGGGTTGAGATAACACTGGTGGATCTCACCGCTGACACTGGCGTTGCAACGGTTGCTGCAGTTGCAGATGATGTTGTGCTCAGGGACCCTGCACTCCTCACCATGGGCGTGGGGACCCACCTTGACCCTGAAATTGCAGTTATAAGGGCCCTCACAGAGGTTGCCCAGAGCCGGGCCACCCAGATACACGGCACCAGGGAGGACACAGTAAGGGCGGAGTTCATGAGGAGGGCCGGGTATGAGAGGATGAAGAGGCTAAACAGGCACTGGTTCTCTGAGCCCGATAATACCATTGCACTTGAGGATATGGATGACCTCTCAACAAGGTCATTCCAGAGGGACCTTGAGATTACCCTGGATAAACTGGAGAGGGCGGGCCTGAAGCAGACACTCTATGTGGATCTAACCCGTGATGTTGGTGTTCCCGTTGTAAGGGTCATTGTACCGGGACTTGAGGTTTTCTCTGTTGACCCTGAAAGGGTGGGGGGACGCATAAGGTCCTCCAGGTGAATATCATAAGCCCACACAGATGAAATGATTAAGTGACCCTACGCACTAGATAATCCATATGCACAGCAGAAAGATCATAATATTTACAGGACCATCACTTTCCCACAGTGATGCATCAGATATCCTAAGGGCAGATTACAGACCCCCTGTAAGGCGGGGTGACGTCCATGAGGCCCTCTCTGATAAGCCAGACATAATAGGGATAATTGACGGTGTATTTCATCAGAGTCCGGCAGTGGGGCACCGTGAAATCATTGAGGCCCTCAGGATGGGCGTTACCGTTGTTGGAGGGGCCAGTATGGGGGCGCTAAGGGCCTCTGAACTCTATGACTTGGGGATGGTGGGAGTCGGCCGTATATTCAGGGCCTACCTGAATGGTGATCTGGAATCTGATGATGATGTTGCAGTTGCCTTTAACCCTGAAACCCTCGAGGCCCTCTCTGATTCCCTTGTGAGCATTCATTTTAACTTTGAAAGGGCCCTTGAAAGTGGCATCATCGGTGAAGATGACTTCAGAGAACTCATGAAAATCGCTAAGAATCTATTTTATCCCCTCAGGAACTACCAGAGAATTCTGCATGACGCAGAAATACCTGAAAACAGAAAGGCATCCCTCATGTCATTCCTTGAATCTGAAGGTAGGGATATAAAAAGGGAGGACGCAATTGAGGTTATAAAATACATTAAGGGACTGCTAAGCTCTGATGATCAGGATCATGGATGTGAAACTCATGGATCTTGAATCAAAGATAAAAAAGGTGAAGGATGCCCTTAAAGGCAGGAAGGTTGCTGTCGGATTCTCATGTGGGGCTGATAGCACAGCACTTCTTGATATTGCAGGGGATTCCGCCGATGAGGTTGCTGCATTCACAGTTGACACAGGTTTTATGCCCCCAGGATTCATAGAAAATGCCTCATCAATTGCCGGATCCCTCGGGGTGGAGCACTTTATAATAAACAGACCGCTCCTTGAAAACCAGGAGTTTGTGAGTAACACCCCGGAGAGGTGCCTTGTATGTAAGAACATCATATACAGTTCAATACTCTCTGAGGCCAGAAAAAGGGGTTTT is a window encoding:
- a CDS encoding YcaO-related McrA-glycine thioamidation protein; this translates as MFRDIPVKYVGCTHRAMKPSETLRAFREKLRAIGVTRITEITHLDRIGIPVFSAIRPTAEEGAVSIYAGKGATRKQARASAMMEAFERYSAERSPLDETLRAHPSEMDKRLDPEALILPPNADTDSEVEWIIAEDIKSQDRIHVPANAVFHPYNPPEGCVSLFRSNTNGLASGNVLEEAIFHGLMEVIERDAWSLFEARRGPRIEIDCSGTDNRIITCLLERFQRAGVEITLVDLTADTGVATVAAVADDVVLRDPALLTMGVGTHLDPEIAVIRALTEVAQSRATQIHGTREDTVRAEFMRRAGYERMKRLNRHWFSEPDNTIALEDMDDLSTRSFQRDLEITLDKLERAGLKQTLYVDLTRDVGVPVVRVIVPGLEVFSVDPERVGGRIRSSR
- a CDS encoding TfuA-related McrA-glycine thioamidation protein, with the protein product MHSRKIIIFTGPSLSHSDASDILRADYRPPVRRGDVHEALSDKPDIIGIIDGVFHQSPAVGHREIIEALRMGVTVVGGASMGALRASELYDLGMVGVGRIFRAYLNGDLESDDDVAVAFNPETLEALSDSLVSIHFNFERALESGIIGEDDFRELMKIAKNLFYPLRNYQRILHDAEIPENRKASLMSFLESEGRDIKREDAIEVIKYIKGLLSSDDQDHGCETHGS